A region from the Alnus glutinosa chromosome 5, dhAlnGlut1.1, whole genome shotgun sequence genome encodes:
- the LOC133869378 gene encoding uncharacterized protein LOC133869378 encodes MGKRGGIKKAPNLTPGFQNPISLREESIGRKQTKGGSKNSKSMLKVEHLQKLAAWANGEAAIPSLGAFFGHRLATVTEAMGVPPDPSLFSCERCETILQPGFNCTVRIEKNRAKARRRRKKTSNFTQNNVVYKCHFCSHWNLKRGTPKGHMKEICPSKAKTSSKSETSKPKVQKCASLEKSSGSKDDISKTDEIASPAFAREIPATDGPATPLVRNGSTLLEAKSRKRNRSISKKPAGTESNSTPIDVEKAVSTSSKRRKKSWTSLKKIAESAEHDSRKITKLTIPFCL; translated from the exons atgggAAAGCGAGGAGGAATTAAGAAAGCACCGAATCTTACACCAGGATTTCAGAATCCAATCTCGCTGAGAGAAGAATCCATCGGGAGAAAGCAAACCAAAGGCGGGTCCAAGAATTCCAAGTCCATGCTAAAAGTTGAGCACTTGCAGAAGCTAGCGGCATGGGCCAATGGGGAGGCTGCTATTCCTTCTTTGGGTGCCTTTTTTGGCCACCGTTTGGCTACTGTAACGGAGGCCATGGGGGTACCGCCTGACCCTTCTCTGTTTTCATGCGAGAG ATGTGAAACAATTCTTCAGCCCGGCTTCAACTGTACTGTCCGAATTGAAAAGAATAGGGCAAAGGCAAGGCGTAGAAGGAAGAAAACTAGTAATTTCACCCAGAACAATGTGGTATACAAATGTCACTTCTGTTCACATTGGAATCTGAAGAGAGGGACCCCAAAAGGACATATGAAAGAGATATGTCCCTCAAAGGccaaaacatcatcaaaatCAGAAACTTCAAAACCGAAGGTTCAGAAATGTGCTAGCTTGGAGAAGAGCTCCGGAAGTAAAGATGATATCAGTAAAACAGATGAGATAGCTTCACCAGCATTTGCTAGGGAGATTCCTGCTACAGATGGTCCAGCAACTCCATTGGTGAGAAATGGCTCTACTTTGTTGGAGGCGAAGAGTAGAAAGAGAAACCGATCAATATCCAAGAAACCAGCTGGAACTGAAAGCAATTCTACCCCAATAGATGTGGAAAAAGCCGTGAGCACGTCAAGTAAACGAAGGAAGAAGTCTTGGACTAGTTTGAAGAAAATTGCTGAGAGTGCTGAGCATGATAGCCGGAAGATCACTAAGTTGACAATCCCATTTTGTTTATAA